Proteins encoded within one genomic window of Streptomyces sp. NBC_01314:
- a CDS encoding oxidoreductase, producing MNKDDCFRLGGDLPLNRVGFGAMRLPTNTFHGPARDPRTGRAVLRRAVELGVNHIDTAAFYTSGDGTVRANALIREALQPYPADLVIATKVGPARTPEGGLAATTDPADLRPLVEENLETLGVDRLDLVYLRIGGVGLPPHGESVAERFEVLAAMREEGVIRHLGLSNVGVGHLAEARAIAPVAAIQNHFHADKRDDTDLLTACEEAGIAYVPFFPLGGGLTDLTGDRITEVAERHGATVPQIALAWLLAASPVTLAIPGTGSLDHLEENTAAASITLTREDLADLS from the coding sequence ATGAACAAAGACGACTGCTTCCGCCTCGGTGGCGACCTTCCGCTCAACCGCGTCGGCTTCGGGGCCATGCGCCTGCCCACGAACACCTTCCACGGCCCGGCTCGCGATCCCCGGACCGGTCGTGCCGTCCTGCGCCGTGCGGTCGAACTGGGCGTCAACCACATCGACACCGCCGCCTTCTACACCAGCGGCGACGGCACCGTCCGTGCCAACGCCTTGATCCGCGAGGCCCTCCAGCCCTACCCGGCCGACCTGGTCATCGCCACGAAGGTCGGCCCGGCCCGTACCCCCGAGGGCGGCCTCGCCGCGACCACCGACCCCGCGGACCTGCGTCCGCTGGTCGAGGAGAACCTCGAAACCCTCGGCGTGGACCGCCTCGACCTGGTCTATCTGCGCATCGGGGGCGTAGGGCTGCCACCCCACGGCGAGTCCGTCGCCGAACGCTTCGAGGTCCTGGCCGCGATGCGCGAGGAGGGGGTGATCCGTCATCTCGGTCTCAGCAACGTCGGCGTCGGCCACCTCGCCGAGGCCCGCGCGATCGCGCCCGTCGCGGCGATCCAGAACCACTTCCACGCCGACAAGCGCGACGACACCGATCTCCTGACCGCCTGCGAGGAGGCCGGCATCGCCTACGTGCCGTTCTTCCCGCTCGGCGGCGGCCTCACCGACCTCACCGGCGACCGCATCACCGAGGTCGCGGAACGACACGGCGCCACGGTCCCGCAGATCGCCCTGGCCTGGCTGCTCGCCGCCTCTCCCGTCACGCTGGCCATCCCCGGCACCGGCTCCCTCGACCACCTGGAGGAGAACACCGCCGCCGCCTCGATCACCCTCACCCGAGAGGATCTCGCGGACCTCTCCTGA
- a CDS encoding alpha-amylase family protein yields MTSRTLSGALALAAGASIALAVPAGSAYASPPGTKDVTAVLFEWSFASVAKECANTLGPNGYGYVQVSPPAEHIQGSQWWTSYQPVSYRIAGRLGDATAFRNMVDTCHAAGVKVVVDTVVNHMSAGSGTGTGGSSYTKYDYPGLYSSFDFDDCTSTVSDYTNRANVQNCELVTLADLDTGEEYVRSAVAGYMNSLLGYGVDGFRIDAAKHIPAADLANIKSRLSNTSVYWKQEAIHGAGEAVQPSEYTGNGDVQEFRYAFDLKRVFNNENLAYLKNYGEGWGYMSGSVAGVFVDNHDTERNGSTLSYKDGATYTMANVFMLAYPYGAPDINSGYEFSSTDAGPPNGGTVNACWQDGWKCQHAWPEIMRMVAFRNATRGEAVTNWWDNGGDAIAFGRGSKGFVAVNHESSSLGRTYQTSLAAGTYCDVQSNTTVTVNGSGRFTATLGANTALAIYAGKSTC; encoded by the coding sequence ATGACCAGCAGAACCCTCTCCGGTGCGCTCGCTCTCGCGGCGGGCGCGTCGATCGCGCTCGCGGTGCCCGCGGGAAGCGCGTACGCGTCGCCCCCCGGGACCAAGGACGTCACCGCCGTCCTGTTCGAGTGGAGCTTCGCCTCCGTCGCCAAGGAGTGCGCCAACACCCTCGGGCCGAACGGGTACGGATACGTCCAGGTCTCGCCGCCCGCCGAGCACATACAGGGCTCGCAGTGGTGGACGTCGTACCAGCCGGTCAGCTACCGGATCGCCGGGCGGCTCGGTGACGCCACCGCCTTCCGGAACATGGTCGACACCTGCCACGCGGCCGGCGTCAAGGTCGTCGTCGACACCGTCGTCAACCACATGTCCGCGGGGAGCGGCACCGGCACCGGGGGGTCGTCGTACACGAAGTACGACTACCCCGGCCTCTACTCCTCCTTCGACTTCGACGACTGCACCTCCACCGTCAGCGACTACACCAACCGCGCCAACGTCCAGAACTGCGAGCTCGTCACCCTCGCCGACCTGGACACCGGTGAGGAGTACGTCCGGTCGGCCGTCGCCGGGTACATGAACAGCCTGCTCGGGTACGGCGTCGACGGCTTCCGGATCGACGCCGCCAAGCACATCCCCGCCGCCGACCTCGCCAACATCAAGTCGCGGCTGAGCAACACGTCCGTGTACTGGAAGCAGGAGGCCATCCACGGGGCCGGGGAGGCCGTCCAGCCGAGCGAGTACACGGGCAACGGGGACGTACAGGAGTTCCGGTACGCCTTCGACCTCAAGCGGGTCTTCAACAACGAGAACCTCGCCTACCTCAAGAACTACGGCGAGGGCTGGGGGTACATGAGCGGCTCGGTCGCCGGGGTCTTCGTCGACAACCACGACACCGAGCGCAACGGCTCCACCCTCAGCTACAAGGACGGCGCCACCTACACGATGGCCAACGTCTTCATGCTGGCGTACCCGTACGGCGCGCCCGACATCAACTCCGGCTACGAGTTCTCCTCCACCGACGCCGGGCCGCCCAACGGCGGTACGGTCAACGCCTGTTGGCAGGACGGCTGGAAGTGCCAGCACGCCTGGCCGGAGATCATGCGCATGGTCGCCTTCCGCAACGCCACCCGCGGTGAGGCCGTCACGAACTGGTGGGACAACGGGGGCGACGCGATCGCCTTCGGGCGCGGCAGCAAGGGCTTCGTGGCCGTCAATCACGAGTCGAGCAGCCTCGGCCGCACGTACCAGACCTCCCTCGCGGCCGGGACGTACTGCGACGTGCAGAGCAACACGACGGTGACCGTCAACGGCTCGGGCCGGTTCACCGCCACCCTCGGCGCCAACACCGCCCTCGCGATCTACGCCGGCAAGTCCACCTGCTGA
- the pulA gene encoding pullulanase-type alpha-1,6-glucosidase, whose product MIPRWPTPSRRRTTHAGRAAAVGAVTVTALTAALVQPLVAGAATAPAPPSDAKLAKTAARHDLTREQFYFVLPDRFANGDRANDKGGLTGSRLATGYDPTDKGFYQGGDLKGLTKRLDYIKGLGTTSLWMAPIFRNQPVQGTGENASAGYHGYWITDFTQVDPHFGTNKDLETLISKAHAKGMKVFFDVITNHTADVVDYEEKSYDYLSKGAFPYLTKDGEPFDDADHADGSEKFPKVDRDSFPRTPVAPAAKKNAKVPSWLNDPTMYHNRGDSTWAGESATYGDFVGLDDLWTERPEVVTGMEKIYEKWVRDFDIDGFRIDTVKHVNTEFWTQWATALDAYAAKKGRDDFFMFGEVYSADTSVTSPYVTQGRLDSTLDFPFQDAARAYASQGGSAQRLASVFGDDYKYTTDKANAYEQVTFLGNHDMGRIGTFLKQDDAGASDAQLIKKAELADELMFLSRGNPVIYYGDEQGFTGAGGDKDARQTLFASKVADYLDDDQLGTDRTHASDAYDTRAPLYQRISALAKLRKTNPALADGVQTERYAADGAGVYAFSRTDAKTSTEYVVAFNNAGEAKNATFATGSARMVFKGLYGTDANVTSGADKKVTVTVPAGSAIVLKAAGPLAKPATEPSLTLTGPATGATGTVEIGADVDGGQLNRVVFAAQVGNGRWKTLGSADHAPYKVTQTIGEEVPPGTVLRYKAVVIDRTGRTASATATSTTGTPPAPETPTASSRDYAVVHYKRADGDYTDWRLYAWGDIADGEGTTWPDGHDFIGRDAYGAFAYVKLKPGASNVSYLVIDKDGNKDVSADRSIDVTKTGEIWVEQGKESVLTEKPTADYPEQDKTKAVLHHHRADGNYDGWGLHVWSGAANPTDWSKPLEPVRTDAYGAVFEVPLTEGATSLSYILHKGDEKDLPTDQALDLKADGHEVWLLNGQEKYLLPQPAGSAATLDLATSKAVWIDRNTVAWNGDDTAASTQLLYSRTGSIAAKDSALTSTDERWLRLTKSALTDAQKARFPHLKSYTAWTVDPRDRDRVREALRGQLVASQRAATGAVLTATGVQIAGVLDDLYGAAADADLGPTFRDGRPTLAVWAPTARKVSLDLDGRTLPMKRNDTTGVWSVTGEKSWKNKPYRYVVKVWAPSVAEVVTNKVTDPYSVALTADSERSLVVDLGDKSLAPAGWSSYTKPKAVPLKDAQIQELHVRDFSIDDKTVPVKDKGTYLAFTDRGSDGSKHLRKLAKAGTSYVHLLPVADIATIPERKADRATADCDLGSYAADSDQQQECVAKAAAKDGFNWGYDPYHYTVPEGSYATDPDGTRRTFEFRKMVKALNGDGLGVVLDVVYNHTPASGQADKSVLDKVVPGYYHRLLADGSVATSTCCANTAPENTMMGKLVVDSIVTWAKEYKVDGFRFDLMGHHPKANILAVRKALDALTPKKDGVDGKKIILYGEGWNFGEVADDARFPQATQKNMAGTGIATFSDRARDAVRGGGPFDEDPGVQGFASGLYTEPNSSDGNGTPAEQKARLLHYQDLIKVGLSGNLANYRFTDTDGKEVKGSEVDYNGAAAGYAAVPGDALAYVDAHDNESLFDALAFKLPRSTSAADRARMQVLAMATAALSQGPALSQAGTDLLRSKSLDRNSYDSGDWFNAIHWDCRDGNGFGRGLPLAADNQSKWPYAKPLLTSVEVGCAQIEGASAAYRDLLRIRTTEDVFSLDTAGQVQSKLSFPLSGKDETPGVITMELGDLVVVFNATPEKRKQTVDDLAGTGYALHHVQAAGADSTVRTSSYEAESGTFVVPGRTVAVFARSDR is encoded by the coding sequence GTGATACCGAGATGGCCGACGCCGTCGAGGCGCCGTACCACCCACGCCGGACGGGCCGCGGCGGTCGGCGCGGTCACCGTGACCGCGCTGACCGCAGCGCTCGTCCAGCCCCTCGTGGCCGGGGCCGCGACCGCGCCCGCACCTCCGTCCGACGCGAAGCTGGCGAAGACCGCCGCCCGTCACGACCTCACCCGCGAACAGTTCTACTTCGTCCTGCCGGATCGTTTCGCCAATGGTGACAGGGCGAACGACAAGGGCGGCCTGACCGGCTCGCGCCTCGCGACCGGCTACGACCCCACCGACAAGGGCTTCTATCAGGGCGGTGACCTCAAGGGACTGACCAAGCGGCTCGACTACATCAAGGGCCTGGGCACGACCTCCCTCTGGATGGCGCCCATCTTCAGGAACCAGCCCGTCCAGGGCACCGGGGAGAACGCCTCCGCCGGCTACCACGGGTACTGGATCACCGACTTCACCCAGGTCGACCCACACTTCGGCACCAACAAGGACCTGGAGACCCTGATCTCCAAGGCCCACGCCAAGGGCATGAAGGTCTTCTTCGACGTCATCACCAACCACACCGCAGACGTCGTCGACTACGAGGAGAAGTCCTACGACTACCTCTCCAAGGGCGCCTTCCCGTATCTGACGAAGGACGGCGAGCCCTTCGACGACGCCGACCACGCGGACGGGAGCGAGAAGTTCCCGAAGGTCGACCGGGACTCCTTCCCCCGGACCCCCGTCGCCCCCGCCGCCAAGAAGAACGCCAAGGTCCCCTCCTGGCTCAACGACCCGACCATGTACCACAACCGTGGTGACTCCACCTGGGCCGGCGAGTCCGCCACCTACGGCGACTTCGTCGGGCTGGACGACCTGTGGACCGAGCGGCCCGAGGTCGTCACCGGCATGGAGAAGATCTACGAGAAGTGGGTGCGGGACTTCGACATCGACGGCTTCCGGATCGACACCGTGAAGCACGTCAACACGGAGTTCTGGACCCAGTGGGCCACCGCGCTCGACGCGTACGCCGCGAAGAAGGGCCGCGACGACTTCTTCATGTTCGGCGAGGTCTACTCCGCCGACACCTCCGTGACCTCCCCGTACGTCACGCAGGGCCGCCTCGACTCCACGCTCGACTTCCCCTTCCAGGACGCGGCACGGGCGTACGCCTCCCAGGGCGGCAGCGCGCAGCGGCTCGCCTCGGTCTTCGGGGACGACTACAAGTACACGACCGACAAGGCCAACGCGTACGAGCAGGTCACCTTCCTCGGCAACCACGACATGGGCCGCATCGGGACCTTCCTCAAACAGGACGACGCGGGGGCGAGCGACGCCCAGCTGATCAAGAAGGCCGAGCTCGCCGACGAGCTGATGTTCCTCAGTCGCGGCAACCCCGTCATCTACTACGGCGACGAACAGGGCTTCACCGGCGCGGGCGGCGACAAGGACGCCCGCCAGACGCTGTTCGCCTCCAAGGTCGCCGACTACCTGGACGACGACCAGCTCGGCACGGACCGGACGCACGCCTCCGACGCGTACGACACGAGAGCACCGCTCTACCAGCGGATCAGTGCTCTCGCCAAGCTCCGCAAGACCAACCCGGCTCTCGCCGACGGCGTCCAGACCGAGCGCTACGCGGCCGACGGGGCGGGCGTCTACGCCTTCTCCCGCACCGATGCCAAGACCAGCACCGAGTACGTCGTCGCCTTCAACAACGCGGGCGAGGCCAAGAACGCCACCTTCGCGACCGGCTCCGCCCGCATGGTCTTCAAGGGCCTCTACGGGACCGACGCCAACGTGACGAGCGGCGCCGACAAGAAGGTCACCGTCACCGTCCCGGCCGGGTCCGCGATCGTCCTCAAGGCCGCAGGCCCGCTCGCGAAGCCCGCCACCGAGCCGTCCCTCACGCTCACCGGCCCGGCCACCGGCGCCACGGGCACGGTCGAAATCGGCGCCGACGTCGACGGCGGACAGCTCAACCGAGTCGTCTTCGCCGCCCAGGTCGGCAACGGCAGGTGGAAGACGCTGGGCTCCGCCGACCACGCCCCCTACAAGGTCACCCAGACCATCGGGGAGGAGGTTCCGCCGGGAACGGTCCTGCGGTACAAGGCAGTGGTGATCGATCGAACCGGACGCACGGCGAGCGCCACCGCGACCTCCACCACCGGCACCCCGCCCGCCCCCGAGACCCCCACCGCCTCCTCGCGCGACTACGCGGTCGTCCACTACAAGCGCGCCGACGGCGACTACACCGACTGGCGGCTGTACGCCTGGGGTGACATCGCCGACGGGGAGGGGACGACCTGGCCGGACGGCCATGACTTCATCGGGCGGGACGCGTACGGCGCCTTCGCCTACGTCAAGCTCAAGCCCGGGGCCTCGAACGTCAGTTACCTCGTCATCGACAAGGACGGCAACAAGGACGTCTCCGCCGACCGTTCGATCGACGTCACGAAGACGGGTGAGATCTGGGTCGAGCAGGGCAAGGAGTCCGTACTGACGGAGAAGCCCACGGCCGACTACCCGGAGCAGGACAAGACCAAGGCCGTCCTCCACCACCACCGTGCCGACGGGAACTACGACGGCTGGGGCCTGCACGTCTGGTCCGGCGCCGCGAACCCCACGGACTGGTCGAAGCCCCTGGAGCCGGTGCGGACCGACGCCTACGGCGCCGTCTTCGAGGTGCCGCTCACCGAGGGGGCCACCAGCCTCAGCTACATCCTCCACAAGGGCGACGAGAAGGACCTCCCCACCGATCAGGCACTCGACCTCAAGGCCGACGGCCACGAGGTCTGGCTCCTCAACGGCCAGGAGAAGTACCTGCTCCCGCAGCCGGCGGGCAGCGCGGCCACCCTCGACCTGGCCACCTCCAAGGCGGTCTGGATCGACCGGAACACCGTCGCCTGGAACGGCGACGACACCGCCGCCTCCACCCAACTGCTGTACTCCCGCACCGGCTCCATCGCCGCGAAGGACTCCGCGCTGACCAGCACCGACGAGCGGTGGCTCCGCCTGACCAAGTCGGCCCTCACCGACGCCCAGAAGGCCAGGTTCCCGCACCTGAAGTCGTACACCGCCTGGACCGTCGACCCGCGCGACCGCGACCGGGTCCGCGAGGCCCTGCGTGGCCAGCTCGTCGCCTCCCAGCGCGCGGCGACCGGGGCCGTACTCACGGCGACGGGCGTACAGATCGCCGGCGTACTCGACGACCTGTACGGAGCGGCGGCGGACGCGGACCTCGGCCCGACCTTCCGTGACGGCCGCCCCACGCTCGCCGTCTGGGCGCCCACCGCCCGGAAGGTCTCGCTCGACCTCGACGGCAGGACGCTCCCCATGAAGCGGAACGACACCACAGGCGTCTGGTCCGTCACCGGTGAGAAGTCCTGGAAGAACAAGCCCTACCGGTACGTCGTGAAGGTGTGGGCCCCGAGCGTCGCCGAGGTCGTCACCAACAAGGTCACCGACCCGTACTCCGTCGCCCTGACCGCCGACTCCGAGCGCAGCCTCGTAGTCGACCTCGGCGACAAGTCCCTCGCCCCGGCCGGCTGGTCGTCGTACACCAAGCCCAAGGCCGTACCGCTCAAGGACGCGCAGATCCAGGAGCTGCACGTCCGGGACTTCTCCATCGACGACAAGACCGTGCCCGTGAAGGACAAGGGCACCTACCTCGCCTTCACCGACCGGGGGAGCGACGGCTCGAAGCATCTGCGGAAACTGGCGAAGGCCGGGACGTCGTACGTGCATCTCCTCCCCGTCGCCGACATCGCCACCATCCCCGAGAGGAAGGCCGACCGGGCGACCGCCGACTGCGACCTCGGCTCGTACGCCGCCGACTCCGACCAGCAGCAGGAGTGCGTGGCGAAGGCCGCGGCGAAGGACGGGTTCAACTGGGGCTACGACCCCTACCACTACACCGTCCCGGAGGGTTCGTACGCGACCGACCCGGACGGTACGCGGCGTACGTTCGAGTTCCGGAAGATGGTGAAGGCGCTCAACGGCGACGGCCTCGGGGTCGTGCTGGACGTGGTCTACAACCACACCCCGGCGAGCGGCCAGGCCGACAAGAGCGTCCTCGACAAGGTGGTCCCCGGCTACTACCACCGGCTCCTCGCCGACGGTTCGGTCGCCACCTCCACCTGCTGCGCCAACACCGCGCCCGAGAACACCATGATGGGCAAGCTCGTCGTCGACTCGATCGTCACCTGGGCCAAGGAGTACAAGGTCGACGGGTTCCGCTTCGACCTGATGGGCCACCACCCGAAGGCCAACATCCTGGCGGTCAGGAAGGCACTCGACGCGCTGACGCCCAAGAAGGACGGCGTCGACGGGAAGAAGATCATCCTGTACGGGGAGGGCTGGAACTTCGGCGAGGTCGCCGACGACGCGCGCTTCCCCCAGGCCACGCAGAAGAACATGGCCGGGACGGGCATCGCGACCTTCTCCGACCGGGCCCGTGACGCGGTGCGCGGCGGCGGACCCTTCGACGAGGACCCGGGCGTCCAGGGCTTCGCGTCCGGTCTCTACACCGAGCCCAACTCCTCGGACGGCAACGGCACTCCGGCCGAGCAGAAGGCACGGCTGCTGCACTACCAGGACCTCATCAAGGTCGGGCTGAGCGGCAACCTCGCGAACTACCGGTTCACCGACACCGACGGCAAGGAGGTCAAGGGCTCCGAGGTCGACTACAACGGGGCCGCCGCCGGATACGCGGCCGTCCCCGGCGACGCCCTCGCCTACGTCGACGCGCACGACAACGAGTCCCTGTTCGACGCGCTGGCCTTCAAGCTGCCCAGGTCGACGAGCGCGGCCGACCGGGCCCGTATGCAGGTCCTGGCCATGGCGACCGCCGCCCTCTCGCAGGGCCCGGCGCTCTCCCAGGCCGGCACCGACCTGCTGCGATCCAAGTCGCTCGACCGGAACTCGTACGACAGCGGCGACTGGTTCAACGCGATCCACTGGGACTGCCGGGACGGCAACGGCTTCGGGCGCGGGCTGCCCCTCGCGGCCGACAACCAGTCCAAGTGGCCCTACGCCAAACCCCTGTTGACCTCCGTCGAGGTCGGCTGCGCACAGATCGAGGGAGCCTCGGCGGCATACCGGGACCTGCTGAGGATCCGTACGACGGAGGACGTGTTCTCCCTCGACACGGCAGGCCAGGTGCAGTCGAAACTGTCGTTCCCGCTGTCGGGGAAGGACGAGACACCGGGCGTGATCACCATGGAACTCGGCGACCTCGTCGTCGTCTTCAACGCCACCCCCGAGAAGCGGAAGCAGACCGTGGACGACCTGGCCGGGACGGGATACGCCCTGCACCACGTACAGGCGGCGGGTGCGGACTCTACCGTCCGGACCTCGTCGTACGAAGCGGAATCGGGGACGTTCGTCGTTCCGGGGCGGACCGTGGCGGTATTCGCACGATCCGACCGGTAG
- a CDS encoding SpoIIE family protein phosphatase — MADEAGTTVLVVDDAVAGRYAMGAVLRRAGHSVVPVASAGEALAELDLRLRSGALPDVALVDVGLPDMSGFELCRRLKARPPMAALPVVHFSAAAVAPSDRCRGLDAGGEAYLTVPAEPEEIQAVVRAAVRGARMRNGAEALVRRLTLLSETIVDVQAARTLEELAGAAAEGAARLTRSPAAVFVLGEDGHLYSGTSRARARTTLPDTGAHDAVARLIRRVTDGDPGPHDTVVPAPLWPPGFFRPGITEDARLVLARTESGTPVCVATPVRGPRGTAADATGLVARLAQATALAAQPLLMYQVERHVALTLQHSFLPKRVPEFPGLEVVVRYVPASRQTEIGGDFYAALSTPGGLLTAVGDVVGHSLDAATVMVEIRHALRAYCVEQSDPAALARRLDRMLQHYHPDVTATVCLALVEPDSGRVRIANAGHIPPLIVRDSGEAEYVKAAGPLLGLGLDRPAPTQTVLGPADRLLMVTDGLVETRGIDLSLSLEQLRAAAADAPAGTVALCDTLLHCFGRDREDDIAMLALRLRLG, encoded by the coding sequence ATGGCCGACGAAGCAGGCACCACGGTGCTGGTGGTCGACGACGCGGTCGCCGGCCGGTACGCGATGGGCGCGGTCCTGCGCCGGGCCGGGCACAGCGTCGTCCCCGTCGCCAGCGCCGGTGAGGCGCTCGCCGAACTCGACCTGCGGCTCCGCTCGGGAGCCCTGCCCGACGTGGCCCTCGTCGACGTCGGCCTCCCGGACATGAGCGGCTTCGAACTCTGCCGCCGGCTCAAGGCGCGGCCCCCGATGGCCGCCCTGCCCGTCGTCCACTTCTCCGCCGCGGCCGTCGCCCCCAGCGACCGCTGCCGGGGACTGGACGCGGGCGGCGAGGCCTATCTGACGGTCCCCGCCGAACCGGAGGAGATCCAGGCGGTCGTCCGCGCGGCCGTGCGCGGCGCCCGTATGCGCAACGGCGCCGAGGCCCTCGTGCGACGGCTCACCCTGCTGTCCGAGACCATCGTCGACGTCCAGGCCGCCCGCACCCTGGAAGAGCTCGCCGGAGCCGCCGCCGAAGGGGCGGCCCGGCTCACCCGGTCACCCGCCGCGGTGTTCGTGCTCGGCGAGGACGGCCACCTCTACAGCGGCACCTCCCGGGCCCGAGCCCGCACCACCCTCCCCGACACCGGCGCGCACGACGCCGTGGCCCGGCTCATCCGCCGCGTCACCGACGGCGACCCCGGACCGCACGACACCGTCGTCCCCGCACCCCTGTGGCCCCCGGGCTTCTTCCGGCCCGGCATCACCGAGGACGCCCGGCTGGTCCTGGCCCGCACCGAGAGCGGCACGCCCGTCTGCGTCGCCACACCCGTGCGCGGCCCCCGCGGCACCGCAGCCGACGCCACGGGTCTGGTCGCCCGTCTCGCCCAGGCCACCGCCCTGGCCGCGCAGCCCCTCCTCATGTACCAGGTCGAGCGCCATGTCGCGCTCACCCTCCAGCACAGCTTCCTGCCGAAGCGGGTGCCCGAGTTCCCCGGCCTCGAAGTGGTCGTCCGCTACGTCCCCGCCTCCCGGCAGACCGAGATCGGCGGCGACTTCTACGCGGCCCTGTCCACCCCCGGCGGCCTCCTCACCGCCGTCGGTGACGTCGTCGGGCACTCGCTGGACGCGGCCACCGTGATGGTCGAGATCCGGCACGCACTGCGCGCCTACTGCGTGGAGCAGTCCGACCCCGCGGCACTCGCCCGGCGGCTCGACCGGATGCTCCAGCACTACCACCCCGACGTCACCGCCACGGTCTGTCTCGCCCTCGTCGAGCCGGACAGCGGGCGCGTACGGATCGCCAACGCGGGCCACATCCCGCCGCTGATCGTCCGGGACTCGGGAGAGGCCGAGTACGTGAAGGCCGCCGGACCGCTCCTCGGGCTCGGCCTCGACCGGCCCGCCCCCACACAGACGGTGCTGGGGCCGGCGGACCGGCTGCTCATGGTCACCGACGGGCTCGTCGAGACCCGGGGCATCGATCTCTCGCTCTCCCTGGAACAGTTGCGGGCCGCCGCGGCGGACGCCCCGGCCGGGACGGTCGCGCTGTGCGACACGTTGCTGCACTGTTTCGGGCGGGACCGGGAGGACGACATCGCCATGCTGGCGTTGCGGCTGCGGTTAGGGTGA
- a CDS encoding 5-carboxymethyl-2-hydroxymuconate Delta-isomerase produces MPQITVDYSAVLSEGFDRPAFAKALHEEVVRTAAAKPEACKTRFRATEDTVVGPDTDGHAIVHVALGLLAGRTDETKVTLTENVLELLREHVKLSAGLAFHASAEVRDLDPSYRKFEI; encoded by the coding sequence ATGCCGCAGATCACTGTTGACTACTCCGCCGTTCTCTCCGAGGGCTTCGACCGGCCCGCGTTCGCCAAGGCCCTGCACGAGGAGGTCGTACGGACCGCCGCCGCGAAGCCGGAGGCGTGCAAGACGCGGTTCCGGGCCACCGAGGACACGGTGGTCGGACCCGACACGGACGGCCACGCGATCGTGCACGTCGCGCTCGGGCTGCTCGCCGGGCGGACCGACGAGACCAAGGTGACGCTCACCGAGAACGTGCTGGAACTGCTTCGGGAGCACGTGAAGCTCTCGGCGGGGCTGGCGTTTCACGCGTCGGCGGAGGTCCGGGACCTTGATCCCTCATACCGGAAGTTCGAGATCTAG
- a CDS encoding TetR/AcrR family transcriptional regulator — protein MRTGARRRMGVEERRQQLIGVALELFSRRSPDEVSIDEIASAAGISRPLVYHYFPGKLSLYEAALAHASDDLANRFVEPREGPLGARLLRVTHRFFAFVDEHGPGFSALMRGGPAVGSPRTNALIDGVRQVAYVQILSHLDVDAAPARLELVIRSWISLAESTALIWLDGRRIPREELEVQLVHDFAALAAVSAAQDEEMAALLRAILADEPQDGPFSDLAGRLVALGRA, from the coding sequence ATGCGAACCGGTGCGCGCCGCAGGATGGGTGTGGAGGAGCGGCGGCAGCAGTTGATCGGGGTGGCCCTCGAACTGTTCAGCCGACGCTCGCCCGACGAGGTCTCCATCGACGAGATAGCGTCGGCGGCGGGCATCTCACGCCCGCTCGTCTACCACTACTTCCCGGGCAAACTCAGCCTGTACGAGGCCGCTTTGGCGCATGCCTCCGACGATCTCGCGAACCGTTTCGTCGAGCCCCGTGAGGGCCCGCTCGGCGCGCGGCTGCTCCGCGTCACGCACCGCTTCTTCGCCTTCGTCGACGAGCACGGCCCCGGTTTCTCCGCCCTGATGCGCGGCGGCCCGGCCGTCGGCTCGCCCCGCACGAACGCCCTCATCGACGGTGTACGCCAGGTCGCCTATGTCCAGATCCTGTCGCACCTCGACGTCGACGCCGCGCCCGCCCGTCTCGAACTCGTCATCCGCTCCTGGATCTCCCTGGCCGAGTCCACGGCCCTGATCTGGCTGGACGGCCGCCGCATCCCGAGGGAGGAGCTGGAAGTCCAGCTCGTCCACGACTTCGCGGCCCTGGCGGCGGTGAGCGCGGCCCAGGACGAGGAGATGGCGGCCCTGCTCCGCGCAATCCTCGCCGACGAGCCGCAGGACGGCCCGTTCAGCGATCTGGCCGGGCGCCTGGTGGCTTTGGGACGCGCCTAG